The Scomber scombrus chromosome 5, fScoSco1.1, whole genome shotgun sequence genome window below encodes:
- the zbtb16b gene encoding zinc finger and BTB domain-containing protein 16-A yields the protein MGVLQLHNPTHPSTLLQKANQMRLTGTLCDVIITVDGQEFPAHRTVLACTSKMFEILFHRSSLRYALDFLSPKTFQQILEYAYTASLQATAEDLDDLLYAAEILEIEYLEEQCLKVLETIQAEESEEVSVRNHSSGDHSDHSRARHWRHMLMSKKHSIQDGPIRTTPTALHHLALYHMTERSSPGVERDAAPESSPKLDTEVNMESSQQPQHPSAELSQASSLDPARSIKSESMQVDDANGCEGRSSSAGDGSCMSDQPRDEGPGTPLRSSVITSARELHTGPEDGAQVLGNSLDSFPGIAEKHLASIYSVPSNHTGEGMMPVSVSVTPSLGVPLDPRAYSGLLHQGLLHRELLSRLGQFAAGMRHESQAQSQQCCGECGLQLHSRQAMEQHRRLHNEEKGHGCEYCGKHFQDSMRLRMHMLSHTAPAEALVCDQCGATFSSEDALEAHRQTHTGTDMAVFCLLCAKRFQTQKALQQHMEVHAGMHSYICSHCERPFPSHTTLKRHLRSHSGDHPFECEFCGSCFRDDGTLRGHKRIHTGEKPYECNGCGKRFSLKHQLETHYRVHTGEKPFECKLCHQRSRDYSAMIKHLRTHNGASPYQCTICQDFCPSLAAMQKHMKGHKPEDVPADWRIEKTYLYVCYV from the exons ATGGGTGTGCTCCAGCTCCACAATCCCACTCACCCCAGCACGCTTCTGCAGAAGGCCAATCAGATGCGTCTGACCGGCAccttgtgtgatgtcatcatcacgGTGGACGGCCAGGAGTTCCCGGCGCATCGCACCGTCCTGGCCTGCACCAGCAAAATGTTCGAGATCTTGTTCCACCGCAGCAGCCTGCGCTACGCACTGGACTTCCTGTCCCCCAAAACCTTCCAGCAGATCCTAGAGTACGCCTACACCGCCTCCCTCCAGGCCACAGCGGAGGATCTGGATGACCTGCTGTATGCTGCTGAGATCCTGGAGATAGAGTACCTGGAGGAGCAGTGTCTGAAGGTGCTGGAGACCATCCAGGCCGAGGAGAGCGAGGAGGTGTCGGTGAGGAATCACAGCTCCGGAGACCACAGTGACCACAGCCGGGCCAGGCACTGGAGGCACATGTTGATGTCCAAGAAGCATTCCATACAGGATGGACCCATCCGCACCACTCCCACTGCCCTACACCACCTGGCGCTGTACCACATGACGGAGAGGAGCTCTCCCGGTGTAGAGCGGGACGCGGCTCCTGAATCAAGCCCCAAGCTGGACACAGAGGTCAACATGGAGAGTTCCCAGCAGCCTCAGCACCCCAGTGCAGAGTTATCCCAGGCCTCATCCCTGGATCCTGCCAGAAGTATAAAGTCAGAGAGCATGCAGGTGGATGATGCCAACGGCTGTGAGGGCAGGTCCTCCAGTGCAGGGGATGGAAGCTGCATGTCAGATCAGCCCAGAGACGAAGGCCCGGGTACACCTCTGAGAAGCAGCGTGATCACCAGCGCCCGAGAGCTGCACACAGGCCCGGAGGACGGAGCACAAGTGTTGGGAAACAGTCTTGACTCTTTCCCCGGGATTGCTGAGAAACATCTGGCCTCCATATACTCTGTGCCCTCCAACCACACAGGGGAGGGGATGATGCCAGTGTCTGTGTCAGTGACCCCGTCCCTGGGTGTGCCACTTGACCCGAGGGCCTACAGCGGCCTGCTGCACCAAGGCTTGCTGCATAGGGAGCTCCTCAGCAGGCTGGGCCAGTTTGCAGCCGGGATGAGGCACGAGAGCCAGGCTCAAAGCCAGCAGTGTTGTGGTGAATGTGGGCTTCAGCTGCACAGCAGACAGGCCATGGAGCAGCACAG GAGGCTGCATAATGAGGAGAAGGGCCATGGCTGCGAATACTGTGGCAAACACTTCCAGGACAGCATGCGTCTAAGGATGCACATGCTGTCTCACACAG CTCCTGCAGAGGCGCTGGTGTGTGATCAGTGTGGAGCAACATTCTCCTCAGAGGATGCTCTGGAAGcccacaggcaaacacacacag GGACTGACATGGCGGtgttctgtctgctgtgtgcaAAGCGCTTCCAGACCCAGAAGGCCCTGCAGCAGCACATGGAGGTCCATGCAGGCATGCACAGCTACATCTGTAGCCACTGTGAGCGCCCCTTCCCAAGCCACACCACACTCAAACGACACTTGCGCTCTCATTCGG GCGATCACCCGTTTGAGTGTGAATTCTGCGGGAGCTGTTTCAGAGACGATGGAACGCTAAGGGGCCATAAACGCATACACACAGGAGAGAAGCCTTATGAATGCAACGGCTGTGGGAAGAGGTTCAGCCTCAAACACCAGCTAGAGACACACTACCGTGTACATACAG GTGAGAAGCCATTCGAGTGTAAGCTGTGTCACCAGCGGTCCAGAGACTACTCGGCTATGATCAAGCACCTGCGCACTCACAACGGAGCGTCTCCGTACCAGTGCACCATCTGCCAGGACTTCTGCCCAAGCCTGGCCGCCATGCAGAAGCACATGAAGGGCCACAAACCAGAGGATGTGCCGGCGGACTGGAGGATAGAAAAGACTTACCTGTACGTCTGTTACGTCTGA